From Victivallis lenta:
CGGTTCCGGGAGCCCCTGCCCCGGCTCGTCCAGCGTTGCGGTCCGGATCTCGAGATCGGCCGCAGCCAGCTTCTCCGCGAGACACGCATGGATTCCCGCCGGATAGACGGTGCGGATATAATCGCCTGCGGCCCCCTCCTCCCGTTCATGCACGAACTCGTTCCAGATGACGACCCTGACTTTTTTCATGAGACGAAATTTCCTTTCAGAAAACACATGCTTGCGGCGAACGACTCGAACGGGTCGGCGCAGTCTCCGTCATGCTCGACCACATAATACTCCACTCCGGCCGCTTCGGCCGCCGCGAAAATCCGTTTCCAGTCGAGGTTGCCTGACCCGACCGGCATCATGACCGGTTCCCCCGACGGGTTCACCCCGAAATCCTTCACATGCAGCACCCGGAGCCGCCCGGAAAGCCGTTCGATCCAGGCGGCCGGGTCGCCGCCTCCCTTCTGAATCCAGAAGGTGTCCGGCTCGCCGTCGACGAGCGGCGCATTCTCGTAGATGATTTCGAGCATCGGACGGCCGCCGAACCGCCGGAACTCAATCGAGTGGTTGTGGTAGGCGAAAACAATCCCGGCCCTGCGGAATTTTTCCGCCGCCCGGTTCAGTTCCTCCGCAAAGGCGACCGTCTCCCCCGCTCCGGTCGGAACCCGCTGCGGATACGGACAGGCCGTATGGCGGCAATCGAGCGCGAGCAGGCGGTCGATCACCCGTTCCGGTTCCCCGACCAGTTCGGCGGCGCGCTCGTGGCTGGTCGGCGCAGCCATTCCCTCCTCCCGCAGCATCCGGCGCAGTTCCGCTTCCGGCATCGGCGCGATTGCGCCCGAAAGCTGAACCGCCTCGTAGCCGGTCCGCCGCAATCGCCGCAGCGTATCGCGCACTCCGGCCGGAGTCCCGATATAATCGCGGAAGCTGTAAAGCTGCGCCGCAATCTTCGCTTGCTTCATGGACATTCCCCCCTTTCATCGGTTGATGTTCCGGCGTTTTTTTGCATTTTTGCCGGATATGCGTATATTATACCACAATCGAAGCTGTTCGGGAATGAACGGCAGGAACTGTTTTTTACACGAAACGGACAATCGATGAACTTTTTCGACGGACACGCCTTCAGCCTCTACGATTCGACGCCGGACCATCAGGGGGAATCGCGCCATGTGCCGGTCTACTACGGTGTTCAGTACAACCACGCCGGGCGGTTCCGCTTCGCGCTGAATCACGGCCCCGTCATGGAATACGAGGGGGCGTACGCTTTCGTCACCCACCCCGGGGCCTTCTTCGAATACGGGAATGTTCCGGGCGAAACGCGGCATCACAGCTTCCTCTGCTCCCACGGGGAACGGGTCGGGAAATATGTGGAGAGCGGGCTCCTGCCGACCGGGCTTGAAAATCCGGTCCGGAAAATCGCCGATCCGGACCGGTTCCTCGACACCATGCTGCGGATCATGCAGCTGCTGCGCCGCTCGGCCCCGCTCACCCCGCCGCGCGCGGTGCTGCTGTACGAAGACCTGCTGCTGCAGTTTCACGAATCGGAGCTCGCCGAGCCGCGGCTGCCGGCGTTTCAGGAGGAGTATTTCCGCCACCTCGTTTCGGAGGTGCGGCACCACCCGGAGAAGCCGTGGGATTTCGCCGCCGAGGCCGCGAAGCGGAGTCTCACCCCGCATCACTTCCGGCGACTGTTCAAGACCGTCGCCGGGCTTCCTCCCCGGCAGTTCCTGATCCGCTGCCGCCTTGAGCTCGCGGCGACGCTGCTGACCGGGTCTCCCCATCCGGTCGGCGTCGTGGCCGAACTCTGCGGCATCGGCAGCGAATTTTACTTTTCGCGGTTGTTCAAAGAGAAATTCAACCTCTCCCCGCTGAAATACCGCCGGGAATTCCCGGCCGGGAGGGGTGGCCGGACCAATTGCTGAAGCGGGCGCAGCCTGCACAGATGCGTCCGTGCCGCGGGAAAGCGAAATTTTTCCGGCGGCCATTTGCAAATCGCAGATTCGACAGCTACATTACGGGAAACAATTTGATCATCCTCGGAGGTGCCATCGACAGCAAGTAAATTCTGACCTGAAAACCATAGATTTTTTCTTTGTTCATTTTTCCCCCTGAAAACCGGCAAGTTTATAGTTTGTGGAGAATGAGCAAGGGTGTCCTTTGGGGCGCCCTTGTACATTCCACAAACGGGCGCTTGCCGGTGCCGCAGGGGGATATGTGTGAGGG
This genomic window contains:
- a CDS encoding sugar phosphate isomerase/epimerase family protein encodes the protein MKQAKIAAQLYSFRDYIGTPAGVRDTLRRLRRTGYEAVQLSGAIAPMPEAELRRMLREEGMAAPTSHERAAELVGEPERVIDRLLALDCRHTACPYPQRVPTGAGETVAFAEELNRAAEKFRRAGIVFAYHNHSIEFRRFGGRPMLEIIYENAPLVDGEPDTFWIQKGGGDPAAWIERLSGRLRVLHVKDFGVNPSGEPVMMPVGSGNLDWKRIFAAAEAAGVEYYVVEHDGDCADPFESFAASMCFLKGNFVS
- a CDS encoding helix-turn-helix transcriptional regulator, whose product is MNFFDGHAFSLYDSTPDHQGESRHVPVYYGVQYNHAGRFRFALNHGPVMEYEGAYAFVTHPGAFFEYGNVPGETRHHSFLCSHGERVGKYVESGLLPTGLENPVRKIADPDRFLDTMLRIMQLLRRSAPLTPPRAVLLYEDLLLQFHESELAEPRLPAFQEEYFRHLVSEVRHHPEKPWDFAAEAAKRSLTPHHFRRLFKTVAGLPPRQFLIRCRLELAATLLTGSPHPVGVVAELCGIGSEFYFSRLFKEKFNLSPLKYRREFPAGRGGRTNC